In Polypterus senegalus isolate Bchr_013 chromosome 12, ASM1683550v1, whole genome shotgun sequence, the following are encoded in one genomic region:
- the LOC120541698 gene encoding zinc finger BED domain-containing protein 4-like, whose product MFDEILQENNPFARQRTSSTAQQLDGYLSEVPIPRSNNPLEFWRTNQGRFPDLAQMARRYLSAPCTSTDSERLFSAASHVIDEKRNRLSCEKAEKLLFIKKNLPLFLKK is encoded by the exons ATGTTCGATGAGATCCTCCAAGAGAATAACCCATTTGCAAGACAGAGGACAAGCTCAACCGCTCAACAGTTAGATGGTTATCTCTCAGAAGTCCCCATCCCCAGGAGCAATAACCCTCTCGAATTTTGGAGGACCAATCAAGGCCGCTTTCCCGACCTGGCGCAGATGGCACGCAG GTACTTGTCTGCTCCATGCACAAGCACCGACAGCGAGAGACTGTTTAGTGCTGCATCTCATGTCATCGATGAGAAGAGGAACCGACTTTCATGTGAGAAAGCAGAGAAGCTACTTTTCATAAAGAAGAACCTGCCACTTTTCCTGAAGAAGTAG